A section of the Pseudomonas prosekii genome encodes:
- a CDS encoding bifunctional protein-serine/threonine kinase/phosphatase, whose translation MSLQLSFAEASAIGPREENQDALRLVTPAPALAASKGYLFAIADGVSQCADGGLAARSTLQALALDYYATPQTWGVAQAMERLLSAQNRWLLANGGGQPLLTTVSALVMRGRRFTLAHVGDCRVYRWHADQLQRISEDHVWDQQGMQHVLKRALGLDQHLVLDFLDGELRLDETFVLLSDGVWAVLGDTAIAAILRDQPNLDSAAQTLVNAAHLAGSQDNASALLVRIDALGETNIGDALIHLQQWPLPPALKPGQTFEGWQVEGLLGQSQQSLLYRVRDAQHQPWLLKTLPAHWHDDHLAGQALLSEEWFLKRVAGQHFPQVHAATQRQHLYYVMREYSGQNLAELHRQAGPLPLAQWRELAERLLRAVGMLHRRQILHRDIKPENLLLGDDGELRLLDFGLAYCPGLSEDQPSALPGTPSYIAPEAFRGEAPTAQQDLYAVGVTLFFLLTGHYPYGEIEAFQRPRFGAPVSASRYRPDVPEWLVTSLERGVAVDPQQRFETAEEWLLLLEQGERRSLSVRPKPLLEREPLKVWRTLALGSLVANLLLLFLFLHG comes from the coding sequence ATGAGCCTGCAACTGAGTTTCGCCGAAGCCAGCGCCATCGGCCCGCGCGAGGAGAATCAGGACGCGCTGCGCCTGGTCACCCCGGCCCCGGCGCTGGCCGCGAGCAAGGGTTATTTGTTCGCGATTGCCGACGGCGTCAGCCAATGCGCCGATGGCGGGCTCGCCGCGCGTTCGACCTTGCAGGCGTTGGCGCTGGACTATTACGCCACGCCGCAAACCTGGGGCGTCGCGCAGGCAATGGAGCGTTTGCTCTCGGCGCAAAATCGCTGGTTACTGGCCAATGGCGGCGGGCAACCGCTGCTGACCACGGTCAGCGCTCTGGTCATGCGCGGCAGGCGTTTTACCCTCGCGCATGTAGGCGATTGCCGAGTCTATCGCTGGCACGCCGATCAGTTGCAGCGGATCAGTGAAGATCACGTCTGGGACCAGCAAGGCATGCAGCACGTCCTCAAACGCGCGCTGGGGCTGGATCAACATCTGGTGCTGGATTTCCTTGACGGCGAGTTACGCCTCGACGAGACATTTGTGCTGCTCAGTGATGGCGTCTGGGCAGTGCTCGGCGACACCGCGATTGCGGCCATTCTGCGCGATCAACCGAACCTCGACAGCGCCGCGCAAACGCTGGTCAACGCCGCGCACCTGGCCGGCAGCCAGGACAACGCCAGCGCCCTGCTGGTGCGGATCGATGCCCTCGGCGAAACCAACATCGGCGATGCGCTGATTCATTTGCAGCAATGGCCGCTGCCACCGGCGCTGAAACCGGGCCAGACTTTTGAAGGCTGGCAAGTCGAGGGCCTCCTCGGCCAGAGCCAGCAGTCGCTGCTGTATCGAGTGCGCGACGCGCAGCACCAGCCTTGGCTGCTGAAAACCTTGCCCGCGCACTGGCACGACGATCACCTCGCCGGGCAAGCGCTGCTTTCGGAAGAATGGTTTCTAAAACGCGTTGCCGGGCAACATTTCCCGCAAGTCCATGCCGCCACTCAGCGTCAGCATTTGTACTACGTGATGCGCGAATACTCCGGGCAGAACCTCGCCGAGTTGCACCGGCAAGCCGGGCCTTTGCCGCTGGCACAGTGGCGCGAACTGGCCGAACGCCTGCTGCGTGCGGTCGGCATGCTGCATCGTCGGCAAATCCTGCACCGCGACATCAAACCGGAAAACCTGCTGTTGGGCGATGACGGCGAGTTGCGTCTGCTGGATTTCGGCCTCGCCTATTGCCCCGGTCTCTCCGAAGACCAGCCCAGTGCTTTGCCCGGCACACCGAGTTACATCGCGCCAGAAGCCTTTCGCGGCGAAGCGCCGACTGCGCAACAGGATCTGTACGCGGTGGGCGTGACCCTGTTTTTTCTGCTGACCGGCCACTACCCCTACGGCGAAATCGAGGCGTTCCAGCGCCCGCGTTTCGGCGCGCCGGTGAGCGCCAGTCGTTATCGTCCCGATGTCCCGGAATGGCTGGTGACCAGCCTGGAGCGCGGCGTCGCGGTGGATCCGCAGCAGCGTTTCGAAACCGCTGAAGAGTGGTTGTTGCTGCTGGAACAGGGTGAGCGACGCAGTTTGAGCGTGCGGCCCAAGCCGTTGCTGGAGCGCGAACCGCTGAAGGTCTGGCGGACGTTGGCGCTGGGGTCGCTGGTGGCGAATCTGTTGCTGTTGTTCCTGTTTTTGCATGGCTGA
- the cobA gene encoding uroporphyrinogen-III C-methyltransferase: protein MSAKVWLVGAGPGDPELLTLKAVRALREADVVLIDDLVNEAVLEHCPAARIIAVGKRGGCRSTPQAFIHRLMLRYAHHGKCVVRLKGGDPCIFGRGGEEAQWLRERGVDVELVNGITAGLAGATQCAIPLTLRGVARGVTLLTAHTQDDSSLNWQALAQSGTTLVIYMGVAKLSEIREQLLAGGMAMDTPVAMIENASLPHQRECRSVLTNMEDDAYSFALKSPAILVIGAVAACKTSSPWEHGLPAMSSEQTA from the coding sequence ATGAGCGCAAAAGTCTGGCTGGTGGGTGCGGGCCCCGGCGATCCGGAATTGCTGACCCTGAAAGCGGTTCGAGCCTTGAGAGAGGCCGACGTGGTGTTGATCGACGACCTGGTCAACGAGGCTGTGCTCGAACATTGCCCGGCTGCGCGGATTATTGCGGTGGGCAAACGCGGCGGCTGTCGCTCCACGCCTCAGGCGTTTATTCATCGGCTAATGCTGCGTTATGCCCACCACGGCAAGTGCGTGGTGCGGCTCAAGGGTGGCGATCCATGCATTTTCGGGCGTGGCGGTGAAGAGGCGCAGTGGCTGCGCGAGCGCGGGGTCGACGTCGAGCTGGTCAATGGCATTACCGCTGGCCTGGCAGGCGCAACGCAGTGTGCGATTCCGCTGACCCTGCGCGGTGTGGCGCGCGGCGTAACGCTGTTGACCGCGCACACGCAGGACGACAGCAGTCTGAACTGGCAGGCCTTGGCGCAAAGTGGCACGACGTTGGTGATTTACATGGGCGTAGCGAAGTTGAGCGAGATCCGCGAACAACTATTGGCGGGTGGCATGGCCATGGACACGCCGGTGGCGATGATCGAGAACGCCTCCCTGCCGCATCAGCGCGAATGCCGGAGTGTTCTGACAAACATGGAGGACGACGCCTACAGCTTCGCGCTGAAGAGCCCGGCTATTCTGGTGATCGGTGCAGTAGCAGCCTGCAAGACTTCCTCCCCGTGGGAGCATGGCTTGCCCGCGATGAGTTCCGAGCAAACAGCCTGA
- a CDS encoding OmpA family protein — protein sequence MKLKNTLGLAIGSLIAATSFGALAQGQGAVEIEGFAKKEQFDSARNFKNNGNLFGGSIGYFLTDDVELRLGYDEVHNVRADDGKNVKGANTALDALYHFNNPGDMLRPYVSAGFSDQSIDQNGSNGRNRSTFANVGGGAKLYFTDNFYARAGVEAQYNIDQGDTEWAPSVGIGVNFGGGSKPAAAPVPAPAEVCSDSDNDGVCDNVDKCPDTPANVTVDADGCPAVAEVVRVELDVKFDFDKSVVKPNSYGDIKNLADFMKQYPSTTTTVEGHTDSVGPDAYNQKLSERRANAVKQVLTNQYGVESSRVQSVGYGESRPVADNKTDAGRAVNRRVEAQVEAQAK from the coding sequence ATGAAACTGAAAAACACCTTGGGCTTGGCCATTGGTTCTCTTATTGCTGCCACTTCGTTCGGCGCTCTGGCACAAGGCCAAGGCGCAGTTGAAATCGAAGGCTTCGCTAAGAAAGAACAATTCGACAGCGCTCGTAACTTCAAGAACAACGGCAACCTCTTCGGCGGTTCGATCGGTTACTTCCTGACCGACGACGTTGAACTGCGTCTGGGCTATGACGAAGTGCACAACGTACGTGCAGATGATGGCAAGAACGTTAAAGGCGCTAACACCGCTCTGGACGCTCTGTACCACTTCAACAACCCAGGTGACATGCTGCGTCCTTACGTCTCTGCCGGTTTCTCGGACCAGAGCATCGACCAGAATGGCAGCAACGGCCGCAACCGTTCCACCTTCGCCAACGTTGGCGGCGGTGCCAAGCTGTACTTCACTGACAACTTCTACGCCCGTGCAGGCGTTGAAGCTCAGTACAACATCGACCAAGGCGACACCGAGTGGGCTCCAAGCGTCGGTATCGGTGTGAACTTCGGTGGCGGCTCCAAGCCTGCTGCTGCTCCAGTTCCAGCACCAGCTGAAGTCTGCTCCGACAGCGACAACGATGGCGTTTGCGACAACGTTGACAAGTGCCCGGACACCCCAGCCAACGTAACTGTTGACGCTGATGGCTGCCCAGCAGTTGCTGAAGTTGTACGTGTTGAGCTGGACGTGAAATTCGACTTCGACAAGTCGGTAGTTAAGCCTAACAGCTACGGCGACATCAAAAACCTCGCTGATTTCATGAAACAGTACCCATCCACCACCACTACTGTTGAAGGTCACACTGACTCCGTCGGTCCTGACGCTTACAACCAGAAACTGTCCGAGCGTCGTGCAAACGCCGTTAAGCAAGTTCTGACCAACCAGTACGGTGTTGAATCGTCCCGCGTTCAGTCTGTTGGCTACGGCGAATCCCGCCCAGTTGCTGACAACAAAACTGACGCTGGCCGCGCTGTAAACCGTCGCGTAGAAGCGCAGGTTGAAGCTCAAGCTAAGTAA
- the sigX gene encoding RNA polymerase sigma factor SigX → MNKAQSLSTRYDPRELSDEELVARSHTELFHVTRAYEELMRRYQRTLFNVCARYLGNDRDADDVCQEVMLKVLYGLKNFEGKSKFKTWLYSITYNECITQYRKERRKRRLMDALSLDPLEEASEEKAPAPEDKAGLDRWLVYVNPIDREILVLRFVAELEFQEIADIMHMGLSATKMRYKRALDKLREKFAGVAET, encoded by the coding sequence TTGAATAAAGCTCAATCGCTCTCTACGCGCTACGACCCCCGCGAGCTCTCTGATGAGGAGTTGGTCGCGCGCTCGCACACCGAGCTGTTTCACGTAACGCGCGCCTATGAAGAACTGATGCGGCGTTACCAACGAACATTATTTAACGTTTGTGCACGATATCTTGGGAACGATCGCGACGCAGACGATGTCTGTCAGGAAGTGATGTTGAAGGTGCTGTACGGCTTGAAGAACTTCGAGGGGAAATCGAAGTTCAAGACATGGCTCTACAGCATCACGTACAACGAATGCATCACGCAGTATCGAAAAGAACGGCGAAAGCGTCGCTTGATGGACGCTTTGAGTCTGGACCCCCTCGAGGAAGCGTCTGAAGAAAAGGCGCCAGCACCCGAGGACAAGGCCGGACTTGATCGCTGGTTGGTGTATGTGAACCCGATCGACCGCGAGATTCTGGTGCTACGATTTGTCGCAGAGCTGGAGTTTCAGGAGATCGCAGACATCATGCACATGGGCTTGAGTGCGACAAAAATGCGTTACAAACGTGCTCTAGATAAATTACGTGAGAAATTTGCGGGCGTGGCTGAAACTTAG
- a CDS encoding mechanosensitive ion channel family protein — MELDLWTQSLVTAMTALWTKIANFIPNLFGALVVLLLGFVVAKLLDTLLSKLLAKLGLDRLMGGTGLTKLLSRAGLQVPISTLIGKIVYWFVLLIFLVSAAESLGLERVSATLDMLALYLPKVFGAALVLLVGVLLAQLANGLVRGAAEGVGLDYASGLGRIAQGLVIIISISVAISQLEVKTDLLNHVIVIVLITVGLAVALAMGLGSREIAGQILAGIYVRELYAVGQQVRVGEVEGQIEEIGTVKTTLLTEEGELVSLSNRILLEQHVSSR; from the coding sequence ATGGAACTTGATCTCTGGACTCAGAGCCTCGTCACCGCAATGACTGCGTTGTGGACAAAAATCGCGAATTTTATTCCGAACCTGTTCGGCGCGCTGGTTGTCCTACTGTTGGGTTTTGTCGTGGCCAAGCTTTTGGACACGTTGCTCTCCAAATTGCTCGCCAAACTGGGCCTTGATCGCCTGATGGGCGGCACCGGTTTGACCAAGCTGCTGTCCCGCGCCGGGCTGCAGGTTCCGATCTCGACATTGATCGGAAAGATCGTTTACTGGTTTGTTTTGCTGATTTTTCTGGTTTCTGCCGCAGAATCGCTTGGACTTGAGCGAGTTTCAGCTACGCTGGACATGCTTGCGCTGTATTTGCCGAAAGTATTTGGCGCCGCGCTGGTGTTGCTGGTAGGTGTGTTGCTCGCGCAATTGGCCAATGGCCTGGTGCGCGGGGCTGCTGAAGGGGTAGGGCTTGATTATGCCTCCGGCCTGGGACGAATCGCTCAGGGCCTGGTCATAATCATCAGTATTTCGGTGGCAATCAGTCAGTTGGAGGTCAAGACTGACCTGTTGAACCACGTGATTGTGATTGTTTTGATTACCGTTGGTCTGGCTGTTGCGCTGGCCATGGGGTTGGGAAGCCGGGAAATTGCCGGTCAGATTCTTGCGGGAATCTATGTGCGTGAGTTGTATGCGGTTGGGCAACAAGTGCGTGTTGGCGAGGTCGAAGGCCAGATCGAAGAGATCGGCACGGTTAAAACCACATTGCTGACTGAGGAGGGTGAGCTAGTCTCTCTCTCCAATCGGATCCTGCTGGAACAGCATGTGAGTAGCCGCTAA
- a CDS encoding CrfX protein has product MHDPFEQSLRDMLKASPSTRDDDACLGRVLKTANRQVGAGDLFSLLGRWLPALMIALNNGSAHVSPVSRHRKSTASAADKAD; this is encoded by the coding sequence ATGCACGATCCGTTTGAACAGTCTTTGCGTGACATGCTCAAGGCATCTCCGTCCACTCGGGACGATGATGCGTGCCTTGGCCGTGTCCTGAAAACCGCCAACCGCCAGGTCGGCGCCGGCGATCTGTTCAGCCTGCTGGGCCGCTGGTTGCCCGCGCTGATGATTGCCTTGAACAATGGCTCGGCGCATGTCTCGCCGGTCTCCCGCCACCGTAAATCTACCGCTAGCGCTGCTGATAAGGCTGATTGA